A part of Streptomyces sp. NBC_01210 genomic DNA contains:
- a CDS encoding GNAT family N-acetyltransferase, with amino-acid sequence MYAISLGDDGAELRPLEPWQAEEFLTHVDRGREFIGQHNALPDVVTDVESSRAFLQAYAEKAAADAGRLYGIWTDGRLVGAVLFRRMDVEQGTAEAGCWLEPSAVGKGLVTRAVRVIIDWAVEERGIHRVEWWVSAANEASIAVAGRLGMTKDGVLRESYLYRGKRHDEEVWSVLAPEWRAGKRAS; translated from the coding sequence ATGTACGCGATATCCCTGGGCGACGACGGAGCCGAGCTGCGCCCGCTCGAACCGTGGCAGGCCGAGGAGTTCCTGACCCACGTGGACCGAGGTCGGGAGTTCATCGGGCAGCACAACGCGCTACCCGACGTCGTAACGGACGTGGAGTCGAGCCGGGCGTTCCTCCAGGCGTACGCGGAGAAGGCCGCAGCCGACGCCGGGCGGCTCTACGGCATCTGGACGGACGGCAGGCTGGTCGGCGCGGTCCTCTTCCGGAGGATGGACGTCGAGCAGGGCACCGCCGAGGCGGGCTGCTGGCTGGAGCCGTCGGCGGTGGGCAAGGGGCTGGTGACCCGGGCCGTGCGCGTGATCATCGATTGGGCCGTCGAGGAGCGGGGCATCCACCGCGTGGAGTGGTGGGTCTCGGCGGCGAACGAGGCCAGCATCGCCGTGGCGGGGCGGCTCGGGATGACGAAAGACGGCGTGCTGCGGGAGAGCTACCTGTACCGGGGGAAGCGGCACGACGAGGAGGTCTGGTCGGTGCTTGCACCGGAGTGGCGGGCGGGCAAGCGGGCGTCCTGA
- a CDS encoding serine hydrolase, producing the protein MDILATLLLRAQHERRPLTRWEASTAASMIQSSDNASANALWRRIDGGQGLTEANRTLGLTSTQAGPGPQWGLTQTTAADQLALLSAVFDDHSPLNRASRDLIQSLMGEIDADQDWGVSAAGSRWQLKNGWLLRPHSQRWAINSMGRVKAHGSTFYLVILSHGSRSMSQGISAVEQAAQSAVHVLRSTPPPVSPIIR; encoded by the coding sequence GTGGATATTCTGGCGACCCTGCTGCTGCGTGCCCAGCACGAGAGACGGCCGCTCACCCGGTGGGAGGCATCGACCGCCGCTTCGATGATCCAGAGCAGCGACAACGCCTCTGCCAACGCCCTGTGGCGGCGTATCGACGGCGGCCAAGGACTCACTGAGGCCAACAGGACCCTGGGATTGACCTCCACCCAAGCGGGGCCAGGCCCCCAGTGGGGCCTCACCCAGACCACCGCGGCAGACCAGCTGGCCCTGCTGTCCGCCGTGTTTGACGACCATTCACCGCTGAATCGAGCCTCACGCGACCTGATCCAGTCCCTCATGGGCGAGATCGACGCCGACCAGGACTGGGGGGTGTCCGCGGCAGGCAGCCGTTGGCAACTCAAGAACGGCTGGCTGTTGCGCCCCCACTCCCAACGCTGGGCAATCAACAGCATGGGGCGGGTCAAGGCACACGGGAGCACGTTCTACCTCGTGATCCTCTCTCACGGCAGCCGGAGCATGTCCCAGGGCATCTCCGCCGTGGAGCAGGCAGCGCAGTCAGCCGTACATGTCCTTCGCAGCACTCCCCCTCCTGTGTCCCCGATCATCCGCTGA
- a CDS encoding SpoIIE family protein phosphatase codes for MCAAESLRSGPDTAGVAPTASGGLLDVLSVAAVLLDAEGRIDLWSPQAEDLFGYSAAEALGEFAGRLLIDDEHLEAVLELFAQVMEGGGSWAGVFPVRHKDGSRRLVEFRNMRLLDDQGDYYALGLAADQATLRQVERDLALSARLVSQSPIGLGVLDTDLRYVSVNPAEERMNGVPAAEHMGRHVHEVLPFLDESFEATMRAVLATGTPVVDQYTVGRTPADPDNEHAWSISFHRLEAPNGKVLGVVTSSVDVTERHRAVQEQRRTVLTLQRSLLPRSPPQRPGLAVASRYQPALAASEIGGDWFDVIALGGDKTALVVGDVMGSGVSAAASMGQLRTATRTLAGLDLDPAQVLQQLDHITEDLEQDTIATCVYAVYDPHSAQCRISLAGHLPPALLRLDGKHELLKLPTGTPLGVGDVDFRTTTLALHPGDQLVLYTDGLVERRDQPIDACLDTLLALLDDPHRSLDATCELLLNTLRHPGDHDDVALLIARVLPSVLSRDGTRPPVT; via the coding sequence ATGTGTGCAGCCGAGTCCCTGCGGAGCGGTCCCGACACGGCGGGCGTCGCTCCGACCGCGTCTGGTGGCCTCCTCGATGTGCTGAGCGTGGCGGCCGTTCTCCTTGACGCCGAGGGCAGGATCGATCTCTGGAGCCCGCAGGCGGAGGACCTGTTCGGTTACAGCGCCGCGGAGGCCCTCGGCGAGTTCGCGGGCCGCCTGCTGATCGACGATGAGCACCTGGAGGCGGTGCTGGAGCTGTTCGCACAGGTCATGGAGGGTGGTGGCAGCTGGGCCGGAGTCTTCCCCGTCCGGCACAAGGACGGCAGCAGGCGGCTGGTGGAGTTCCGCAACATGCGGCTGCTGGACGACCAGGGGGACTATTACGCCCTGGGTCTGGCCGCGGATCAGGCAACGCTACGGCAGGTCGAACGGGACCTGGCGTTGTCCGCCCGACTGGTGTCCCAGTCGCCGATCGGACTGGGTGTACTGGACACTGACCTTCGGTACGTCTCGGTCAACCCGGCGGAGGAGCGGATGAACGGCGTGCCTGCCGCCGAGCATATGGGCCGGCACGTCCATGAGGTGCTTCCCTTCTTGGACGAGTCCTTCGAAGCGACGATGCGCGCGGTTCTGGCTACTGGCACCCCGGTCGTGGACCAGTACACAGTCGGTCGCACCCCAGCCGACCCGGACAACGAGCATGCTTGGTCGATCTCTTTCCACCGGCTCGAAGCGCCCAACGGGAAGGTGCTGGGGGTGGTGACCTCCAGCGTGGACGTCACCGAGCGGCACCGTGCCGTCCAGGAACAACGCCGCACCGTGCTCACCCTCCAGCGCAGCCTGCTACCACGCTCGCCACCGCAGCGGCCGGGGCTGGCTGTCGCCTCCCGGTATCAGCCGGCCCTGGCGGCCAGCGAGATCGGCGGCGACTGGTTCGACGTCATTGCGCTCGGTGGCGACAAGACCGCCCTCGTTGTCGGTGATGTCATGGGCAGCGGCGTCAGCGCCGCCGCCAGCATGGGCCAGCTCCGCACCGCCACCCGCACCCTGGCCGGCCTCGACCTCGACCCCGCCCAGGTCCTCCAGCAACTCGACCACATCACCGAGGACCTGGAGCAGGACACGATCGCCACTTGCGTCTACGCCGTCTACGACCCGCACAGCGCGCAGTGCCGCATCTCCCTCGCCGGCCACCTGCCCCCAGCTCTCCTCCGCCTTGACGGAAAGCACGAACTGCTCAAGCTGCCCACCGGAACCCCGCTGGGCGTCGGCGACGTCGACTTCCGCACCACCACACTGGCCCTGCATCCGGGCGATCAGCTCGTCCTGTACACCGATGGGCTGGTCGAGAGGCGCGACCAGCCCATCGACGCATGCCTGGACACGCTGCTCGCCCTCCTGGACGACCCCCATCGCTCCTTGGACGCAACCTGCGAGCTGCTCCTGAACACCCTGCGCCACCCCGGCGACCACGACGACGTCGCGCTGCTCATCGCCCGAGTCCTGCCCTCCGTGCTCAGCCGCGATGGCACACGCCCGCCCGTGACCTGA